A DNA window from Solanum lycopersicum chromosome 3, SLM_r2.1 contains the following coding sequences:
- the LOC101263504 gene encoding pentatricopeptide repeat-containing protein At1g52640, mitochondrial yields MAIRTLLRYRSVHHFSRTLFHCYLSPLKTTQCCLSSLFPSYLPTSNAFRGCLFMSSLTDAETKKEPEKNPDLVNEVSRILSDYRSPHHDIESALNPFSGSVSNDVVEQVLKRCKNLGFSAHRFFIWAQKLSGFCHSRESFRILVDILGSSKQFPLIWDFLVEMRTNRSCEITPEIFWLVFRAYSRAGLPADAIRAFNKMVDFGIKPCLADLDKLLLALCKRKHAKQAQEFFDKVKDDFMPSVKTYSILIRGWGDLGEVAEAQKLFDEMLERGCSVDLLAYNSILDSLCKAGKMDEAFNFFMKMRSIGLIPDAFSYSIFIHGYCAGNDIHSVFRVLDQMRRYKLVPNVFTYNCIIKKLCKTKKVDEAYQLIDEMINEGVRPDCWSYNTILASHCDQNEVNLAHRLVSRMEQNNCLPDKHTYNMLLKMLIRVGRFDRVEKVWKSMEGRNFYPSVSTYAVMVHGFCQKKGKLEEACKYFEMMIDEGIPPYTETCEKLRNRLIGHGFAEQTEILADKMERSTSSLIQELAGVMRGNKARLKLKHDEEYSDENFE; encoded by the coding sequence atggcgATTAGGACACTTCTTCGCTACAGAAGTGTACATCATTTCTCCAGAACACTCTTCCATTGCTATCTTTCTCCACTCAAAACCACTCAATGTtgtctttcttctttatttccttCGTATCTTCCTACCTCCAATGCCTTTCGCGGCTGTCTGTTCATGTCCTCTTTAACTGATGCAGAAACCAAAAAGGAACCTGAAAAAAATCCAGACCTGGTGAATGAGGTTTCTCGAATTCTTAGTGACTACAGAAGCCCTCACCACGACATTGAGTCCGCACTCAATCCATTTTCCGGCAGTGTTTCAAATGACGTAGTTGAACAAGTCCTCAAGCGTTGCAAAAATCTGGGATTCTCTGCGCACAGGTTCTTCATATGGGCACAAAAGTTATCAGGTTTTTGCCATAGTCGGGAAAGCTTTCGCATTCTTGTTGATATATTAGGAAGTAGTAAACAGTTCCCCTTGATATGGGATTTCCTTGTTGAGATGAGAACGAATAGGTCTTGTGAAATTACTCCCGAAATTTTCTGGCTTGTTTTCAGGGCTTATAGTAGAGCTGGTTTGCCAGCTGATGCAATTAGGGCTTTTAATAAAATGGTAGATTTTGGGATTAAACCATGTTTAGCTGATCTCGACAAGCTTTTGCTGGCGCTGTGTAAAAGAAAGCATGCCAAGCAAGCGCAGGAGTTTTTCGATAAAGTgaaggatgatttcatgccgAGTGTGAAAACTTACAGCATTCTGATAAGGGGATGGGGAGATTTAGGGGAAGTTGCTGAAGCACAAAAGCTGTTTGATGAAATGCTTGAAAGAGGTTGTTCAGTTGATTTGCTTGCTTATAATAGTATTTTGGACTCACTATGCAAGGCTGGTAAGATGGATGAGGCCTTCAACTTCTTCATGAAGATGAGGTCCATTGGACTGATACCTGATGCTTTtagttattcaatttttattcatgGTTATTGCGCAGGGAATGATATTCATTCAGTTTTCAGGGTCCTTGACCAGATGAGAAGGTACAAACTTGTGCCTAATGTATTTACATATAATTGTATCATCAAAAAGCTTTGTAAGACCAAGAAGGTTGATGAGGCCTACCAACTGATAGATGAGATGATTAACGAAGGGGTAAGACCTGATTGTTGGAGTTACAATACAATCCTAGCTTCTCATTGTGATCAGAATGAAGTTAACTTGGCACATAGGCTGGTTTCAAGAATGGAACAAAACAACTGCCTACCAgataaacatacatataatatgttGCTTAAGATGCTTATTAGGGTGGGAAGGTTTGATAGAGTTGAGAAAGTTTGGAAGAGCATGGAAGGCAGGAACTTTTATCCTTCAGTCTCGACATATGCTGTCATGGTACATGGTTTCTGTCAGAAGAAAGGGAAACTGGAGGAAGCatgtaaatattttgaaatgatGATAGATGAAGGCATTCCTCCATATACAGAGACGTgtgaaaaattgagaaatagaCTAATAGGTCATGGATTTGCAGAGCAGACTGAGATACTTGCAGATAAAATGGAAAGAAGCACATCTAGTTTAATTCAAGAACTGGCAGGTGTAATGAGAGGTAATAAGGCCCGTTTGAAATTGAAACATGATGAAGAATACTCGGATGAAAATTTTGAGTGA
- the LOC101261701 gene encoding O-fucosyltransferase 13 isoform X1, translating into MIASTVRKPLFGVTLFTLSLFLILFFFAPFSFFSDPSVTFNSSRRARPEIWSIRRLAEWRPCNWWLQPPTNALPAKANGYIRVDCYGGLNQMRRDLCDGVGIARLLNATLVLPKFEVAAYWNESSGFEDVFDVDFFIQQMKGFVNVVKELPIEIATKDPVRVDCSKRKGQFDYVESVLPSLLKHGYISITPAMSQRRDRYPLYAKAALCQGCYSALRLTSTLEKKALELLEAIPKPFLSLHLRFEPDMVAYSQCEYSGLSLASAKAIDAARVDRKPWTGETARIWRNRGKCPLTPNETAFVLEALAIPTNTTIYLAAGDGLMELEGLTSVYTHVVTKSSLLSGEDFTTMHGNTKAALDYYVSINSDSYMATYFGNMDKMVAAMRAFRGLYKTIFLNRKAFALLTSQGFKGKELTEALWKVHRDDFIMGRGSALPDCFCEFNV; encoded by the exons ATGATCGCTTCAACTGTGCGAAAGCCCCTCTTTGGCGTTACTCTATTCACCTTATCTCTCTTTCTCATTCTCTTCTTCTTCGcacctttttctttcttctccgACCCTTCGGTTACCTTCAATTCTTCACG GCGTGCAAGACCCGAGATATGGAGCATACGAAGATTAGCTGAGTGGCGACCTTGCAATTGGTGGCTCCAACCACCAACTAATG CTCTTCCTGCTAAAGCTAATGGGTATATTCGAGTGGATTGCTATGGTGGGCTCAATCAGATGAGGAGAGAT TTGTGTGATGGTGTTGGAATAGCTCGTTTGCTGAATGCTACTCTTGTTTTGCCGAAGTTTGAAGTAGCTGCATACTGGAACGAGTCGAG TGGTTTTGAAGATGTATTTGATGTAGACTTCTTCATCCAACAAATGAAGGGCTTTGTTAATGTGGTAAAAGAGCTTCCAATTGAGATTGCAACAAAAGATCCTGTTAGAGTTGATTGCAGCAAACGCAAAGGCCAATTTGACTATGTTGAGAGTGTTCTTCCTTCCCTGCTGAAGCATGGATATATCTCGATCACCCCTGCAATGAGTCAAAGAAGGGATAG GTACCCTCTTTATGCAAAAGCAGCACTTTGCCAGGGTTGTTATAGTGCGTTGCGCCTTACAAGCACATTGGAGAAGAAAGCACTTGAGCTTCTAGAAGCTATACCAAAACCCTTCTTATCGCTTCACCTTCGCTTTGAACCTGACATGGTAGCTTATAGTCAATGCGAGTACTCTGGTCTTTCTCTTGCTTCTGCAAAAGCCATAGATGCTGCACGGGTTGACAGGAAACCTTGGACTGGGGAAACAGCTCGTATTTGGAGAAACCGTGGAAAGTGTCCACTTACCCCCAATGAAACTGCATTCGTACTTGAAGCTTTAGCCATACCCACCAATACGACAATTTATTTGGCAGCTGGTGATGGCCTGATGGAACTTGAGGGACTTACATCTGTGTATACCCATGTTGTTACTAAATCTAGTCTTCTTAGCGGAGAGGACTTCACAACCATGCATGGGAATACAAAAGCTGCACTGGATTATTATGTGTCTATTAACAGCGATTCTTACATGGCTACTTATTTTGGGAACATGGATAAGATGGTTGCAGCAATGCGAGCTTTCAGGGGGTTGTATAAGACAATTTTCTTGAATAGGAAAGCCTTTGCATTGCTTACCTCTCAAGGGTTTAAAGGGAAGGAACTAACAGAAGCCCTGTGGAAGGTTCATAGAGATGATTTTATAATGGGTAGAGGATCTGCCTTACCTGACTGTTTTTGTGAATTCAATGTATGA
- the LOC101256668 gene encoding pentatricopeptide repeat-containing protein At1g52620 translates to MSKTLLSRIKPLHNPKPKPPSSSSNFPLTRRIKEVVNEVCQILHTQQQWEDAVEIRLSQEEIVPPDIAHLVFDKLKDAHVGLKFFDWVSQRPDGCPLDRFACSSLLKLLAKFRVFPEIDSLLSSLTTCEDKFPTLEALDAVIKAYSDSNLVDKAVELYYFVLRTYNLVPHVVTVNSLLHGLVKHGKIKTARRLYDELVERSGGVEDKFLDNFSTCIIVTGLSKEGNVEEGRKLIEDRWGKGCVPNVVFYNTLIDGYCKKGDIRRAYGLFNELKLKSFLPTVETYGALINGFCKDGHFERVDMLVQEMVERGVIVNARVYNTIIDARCRHGFTVEAIDTVRKMVEAGSKPDIVTYNILISYSCKDEKIQEAEKFLDQVKNMRLVPTKFTYTPLVHAYCKFGDFERALSLLAEMTEYGEKPDVSTYGALVHGLVVSGEVDVALVIRDKMIERGVSPDAGIYNVLMSGLCKKLKLPAARQLLDEMLGGGILPDVYVYATLVDGCVRNGEFQEAKKLFEQTIEMGMDPGLVGYNAMIKGYCKFGLMKDAVACISRMKKSKISPDAFTYSTVIDGYVKQNDLRRALMILPHMVKRNCMPNVVTYSSLIYGFCQNGDLMRAEKLFNGMQSIGMMPNVITYSILVGSFCKVGKLAKAASIFEQMLMHKCYPTDVTFNYLVNGFSHCTHTIFSKEKNDEKCSKFMAIFKRMISDGWHPRNAAYNSIITSLCLHKMLKTALQLRDKMISKGYTTDSVTFAALLHGICLNGKSKEWKSIISCSLSATELSVALKYSLIFDQYLSHGFNSEASVILHTLGKGHVS, encoded by the coding sequence ATGTCTAAAACCCTTCTCTCCCGCATTAAACCCCTCCATAACCCAAAACCAAAAcccccttcttcttcttccaacTTCCCGTTAACACGCCGCATCAAAGAAGTTGTTAACGAGGTCTGTCAAATCCTCCATACCCAACAACAATGGGAAGACGCTGTCGAAATCCGTCTTTCACAGGAAGAAATTGTCCCTCCTGACATTGCACACCTTGTGTTTGACAAACTTAAGGATGCTCATGTGGGTCTCAAGTTCTTTGATTGGGTATCTCAAAGACCCGATGGTTGTCCCCTTGATCGTTTTGCTTGTTCTTCTCTTTTGAAACTCTTGGCTAAGTTTAGAGTTTTTCCTGAAATTGATAGTTTGTTGTCCAGCTTGACTACTTGTGAGGATAAGTTTCCTACTCTTGAAGCATTGGATGCTGTAATTAAAGCTTATTCTGATTCTAATTTGGTTGATAAAGCTgttgaattgtattattttgtaCTGAGGACTTATAATTTGGTTCCACATGTAGTTACTGTGAATTCTTTACTTCATGGTCTTGTAAAACATGGTAAGATTAAAACTGCTAGAAGACTCTACGATGAGCTCGTTGAGAGAAGTGGCGGTGTTGAGGATAAATTTTTGGATAATTTTAGCACTTGTATTATTGTTACAGGGTTGAGTAAAGAAGGGAATGTGGAAGAAGGCAGGAAATTGATTGAGGATAGGTGGGGTAAAGGTTGTGTACCAAATGTTGTTTTTTACAATACATTGATTGATGGCTACTGCAAGAAGGGTGACATCAGAAGAGCATACGGGCTTTTCAATGAGTTGAAATTGAAGAGCTTTTTACCCACAGTGGAGACTTATGGGGCACTGATAAATGGGTTTTGTAAAGATGGGCATTTTGAGAGAGTTGATATGCTTGTGCAGGAGATGGTTGAGAGAGGTGTGATTGTCAATGCCCGAGTGTATAATACCATCATTGATGCTAGGTGTAGGCATGGTTTTACTGTGGAAGCAATAGACACTGTAAGGAAAATGGTTGAAGCTGGCAGTAAGCCAGATATCGTGACATATAACATATTGATCTCTTATTCATGCAAGGATGAGAAAATTCAGGAAGCTGAAAAGTTTCTAGATCAGGTTAAGAATATGCGGCTGGTGCCTACCAAGTTTACTTATACTCCTTTGGTACATGCCTACTGCAAATTTGGTGATTTTGAAAGGGCGTTAAGTTTGCTTGCTGAGATGACAGAGTATGGTGAAAAGCCCGATGTGTCAACTTATGGAGCTCTTGTCCATGGATTGGTGGTCTCTGGTGAAGTTGATGTTGCATTAGTCATTCGAGACAAGATGATTGAAAGGGGAGTATCACCTGATGCTGGAATTTATAATGTTCTGATGAGTGGGCTCTGCAAAAAATTGAAGCTTCCCGCCGCCAGGCAGCTCCTTGATGAGATGCTTGGCGGTGGTATATTGCCTGATGTATATGTTTATGCCACTTTAGTTGATGGATGTGTAAGAAATGGGGAATTTCAGGAAGCAAAGAAGCTATTTGAGCAGACAATTGAGATGGGTATGGATCCTGGGCTTGTGGGGTACAATGCCATGATCAAAGGATACTGTAAGTTTGGATTGATGAAAGATGCAGTTGCTTGCATCAGTAGAatgaaaaagtcaaaaatatctCCAGATGCCTTTACTTATTCAACAGTAATTGATGGGTATGTAAAGCAAAATGATTTGCGCCGAGCATTAATGATACTCCCTCACATGGTAAAGCGCAACTGTATGCCAAATGTGGTAACATACAGCTCTCTAATTTATGGATTTTGTCAGAATGGAGATCTAATGAGAGCTGAAAAGTTGTTCAACGGAATGCAATCGATTGGTATGATGCCTAATGTGATAACTTATAGTATATTAGTTGGTAGCTTTTGTAAAGTGGGAAAACTTGCAAAAGCCGCTTCTATTTTTGAACAAATGCTCATGCACAAGTGCTATCCAACTGATGTCACATTCAATTATTTGGTCAATGGGTTTTCCCATTGCACGCATACTATTTtctcaaaagagaaaaatgatgAGAAGTGCTCTAAGTTTATGgcaatttttaaaagaatgatatcAGATGGTTGGCACCCGAGAAATGCTGCATACAATTCCATTATCACCAGTCTCTGTTTACATAAAATGCTCAAAACTGCATTGCAATTACGTGACAAGATGATTAGTAAAGGCTACACTACAGATTCAGTTACCTTCGCCGCCTTATTACATGGAATTTGCTTGAATGGAAAATCCAAGGAATGGAAAAGTATTATCTCCTGCAGCTTAAGTGCGACAGAACTGTCTGTCGCTTTAAAGTATTCTTTGATATTTGACCAGTACCTGAGTCATGGATTCAACTCTGAGGCTTCAGTAATTTTGCATACCTTGGGTAAAGGCCATGTCTCATAA
- the LOC101247711 gene encoding embryo-specific protein ATS3B codes for MSPAMTSRPVMLFLLVITVASITSGVQASRSIVFLPQPLSSLDIINTTLHQGQNARCSFTVSIRTSCSSPAYTRDQISLAFGDAYGNQVYAPRIDDPASRAFERCSKDTYTVYGPCTYQICYAYLYRSGYDGWIPYDVTIYGYNSKAVTFIYNVAIPGNTWYGHNYCRSRAVKSAGNLGWSLLSVGSTMLYTIAGLFRG; via the exons ATGTCACCAGCCATGACCAGCCGGCCGGTGATGCTCTTTCTTCTCGTTATCACCGTCGCTTCCATAACTTCCGGTGTCCAAGCATCAAGATCCATCGTGTTCTTGCCCCAGCCTTTGTCATCCCTCGATATAATCAACACCACTCTGCACCAG GGACAAAATGCACGCTGTTCATTTACGGTAAGCATAAGGACAAGCTGCTCTTCTCCAGCTTACACTAGAGACCAAATTAGTTTAGCCTTTGGCGATGCTTATGGAAATCAG GTTTATGCACCGCGGATAGATGACCCGGCAAGCAGGGCTTTTGAGCGGTGTTCGAAGGATACATATACGGTATACGGTCCATGTACGTATCAGATCTGTTATGCGTACCTGTACAGGAGCGGATACGATGGATGGATACcgtatgatgttaccatctacGGCTACAACTCGAAAGCCGTCACCTTCATCTACAATGTTGCCATCCCGGGAAACACTTGGTACGGCCACAATTACTGCCGTTCACGGGCTGTGAAATCTGCCGGAAACTTGGGCTGGAGTTTGCTTTCTGTTGGTTCCACTATGTTGTATACAATTGCTGGGCTATTTCGTGGTTAG
- the LOC101261701 gene encoding O-fucosyltransferase 13 isoform X2 produces MRRDLCDGVGIARLLNATLVLPKFEVAAYWNESSGFEDVFDVDFFIQQMKGFVNVVKELPIEIATKDPVRVDCSKRKGQFDYVESVLPSLLKHGYISITPAMSQRRDRYPLYAKAALCQGCYSALRLTSTLEKKALELLEAIPKPFLSLHLRFEPDMVAYSQCEYSGLSLASAKAIDAARVDRKPWTGETARIWRNRGKCPLTPNETAFVLEALAIPTNTTIYLAAGDGLMELEGLTSVYTHVVTKSSLLSGEDFTTMHGNTKAALDYYVSINSDSYMATYFGNMDKMVAAMRAFRGLYKTIFLNRKAFALLTSQGFKGKELTEALWKVHRDDFIMGRGSALPDCFCEFNV; encoded by the exons ATGAGGAGAGAT TTGTGTGATGGTGTTGGAATAGCTCGTTTGCTGAATGCTACTCTTGTTTTGCCGAAGTTTGAAGTAGCTGCATACTGGAACGAGTCGAG TGGTTTTGAAGATGTATTTGATGTAGACTTCTTCATCCAACAAATGAAGGGCTTTGTTAATGTGGTAAAAGAGCTTCCAATTGAGATTGCAACAAAAGATCCTGTTAGAGTTGATTGCAGCAAACGCAAAGGCCAATTTGACTATGTTGAGAGTGTTCTTCCTTCCCTGCTGAAGCATGGATATATCTCGATCACCCCTGCAATGAGTCAAAGAAGGGATAG GTACCCTCTTTATGCAAAAGCAGCACTTTGCCAGGGTTGTTATAGTGCGTTGCGCCTTACAAGCACATTGGAGAAGAAAGCACTTGAGCTTCTAGAAGCTATACCAAAACCCTTCTTATCGCTTCACCTTCGCTTTGAACCTGACATGGTAGCTTATAGTCAATGCGAGTACTCTGGTCTTTCTCTTGCTTCTGCAAAAGCCATAGATGCTGCACGGGTTGACAGGAAACCTTGGACTGGGGAAACAGCTCGTATTTGGAGAAACCGTGGAAAGTGTCCACTTACCCCCAATGAAACTGCATTCGTACTTGAAGCTTTAGCCATACCCACCAATACGACAATTTATTTGGCAGCTGGTGATGGCCTGATGGAACTTGAGGGACTTACATCTGTGTATACCCATGTTGTTACTAAATCTAGTCTTCTTAGCGGAGAGGACTTCACAACCATGCATGGGAATACAAAAGCTGCACTGGATTATTATGTGTCTATTAACAGCGATTCTTACATGGCTACTTATTTTGGGAACATGGATAAGATGGTTGCAGCAATGCGAGCTTTCAGGGGGTTGTATAAGACAATTTTCTTGAATAGGAAAGCCTTTGCATTGCTTACCTCTCAAGGGTTTAAAGGGAAGGAACTAACAGAAGCCCTGTGGAAGGTTCATAGAGATGATTTTATAATGGGTAGAGGATCTGCCTTACCTGACTGTTTTTGTGAATTCAATGTATGA
- the LOC101268377 gene encoding DCC family protein At1g52590, chloroplastic isoform X2, with product MNMAITSSASYAGLTVTPPFHARFRRQFTPLATLSTPPNTSSSSRQVAVDWVEETASFFELDNRPIMLFDGVCNLCNGGVKFVRDNDNKRRIRYEALQSEAGKNLLRRSGRAPDDISSVVLVEKDRSYVKSEAVLKIMEYINLPFPQLAFFLQFVPLFIRDFAYDNVANNRYALFGRSESCEI from the exons ATGAACATGGCGATCACTTCATCCGCTAGCTATGCGGGATTGACTGTAACGCCTCCGTTTCATGCTAGGTTTCGCCGGCAATTCACTCCGTTGGCAACTCTATCAACGCCACCAAACACCAGCAGTAGCAGCCGTCAAGTGGCAGTGGATTGGGTGGAGGAAACTGCTAGTTTCTTTGAGCTTGATAATCGCCCTATAATGTTATTTGACG GTGTGTGCAACCTGTGTAATGGAGGTGTGAAGTTTGTccgtgataatgataataaaag GAGAATTAGGTATGAAGCTTTACAAAGTGAAGCAGGGAAGAACCTGTTGAGGAGATCTGGCAGAGCTCCTGATGATATTTCAAGTGTTGTGCTTGTTGAAAAAGATAG GTCTTATGTGAAATCCGAAGCTGTTCTGAAGATTATGGAGTACATTAACTTGCCTTTCCCTCAGCTAGCATTCTTCTTACAGTTTGTGCCTCT ATTCATTCGAGACTTTGCATATGATAATGTTGCCAATAATCGTTATGCACTCTTTGGCCGCTCCGAATCATGTGAGATATAA
- the LOC101256371 gene encoding probable polygalacturonase At3g15720, with protein MMISNSQFYLVTFLVLLCIVSSVRSADIKTFNVIDFGAVGDGRTDDLPAFLKAWEAVCQSESSRVILVIPKRKKFLLKPSEFDGPCKPSSIHIQVSGNIIAPNSKSAWDGAATNAWLTFANIDHLTVNGNGVFDGLGHIWWSNACTNDNTSPETQCKGPTALIFRRCDQLRVRGVTMIRSPRSHIILTACNEVSIANIRIMSPGDSLNTDGIGVSGSTHVQIQNSLIATGDDCIAIGGGSSNISISGITCGPGHGISIGSLGEGGFEVVEDVNVRNCTMKDTLAGVRIKTWQGGEGYARRIAFEGIVFVAVNNPIIIDQFYCPSRVNCKKDTAAVALSDITFRGILGTSLMDEVINLSCSETVGCKNILVDRVYISSVNGNPVHAKCINAHGRYTHTSPAVKCLLPP; from the exons ATGATGATTAGTAATTCGCAGTTTTACTTGGTAACTTTCTTGGTTTTGTTGTGCATAGTTTCTTCTGTACGGAGTGCTGATATTAAAACTTTCAATGTCATCGATTTTGGGGCTGTCGGAGATGGAAGAACTGATGATCTCCCG gCTTTCCTCAAGGCATGGGAAGCTGTATGTCAATCGGAATCCAGTCGTGTAATTCTTGTTAtaccaaaaagaaagaaattcttACTTAAGCCTTCAGAATTTGATGGTCCTTGCAAGCCCTCCAGTATACATATTCAG GTATCTGGAAATATAATTGCACCTAACTCAAAATCAGCATGGGATGGAGCTGCAACCAATGCATGGCTCACTTTTGCGAATATTGACCATCTTACTGTAAATGGCAATGGAGTTTTTGATGGCCTAGGCCATATATGGTGGTCAAATGCTTGCACCAATGATAACACATCCCCA GAAACACAATGCAAAGGACCCACT GCATTGATTTTCAGAAGATGTGATCAGCTTCGAGTTAGGGGAGTAACGATGATTAGAAGTCCTAGAAGTCATATCATATTGACTGCTTGCAATGAAGTTAGCATTGCTAATATTCGTATTATGTCCCCTGGTGATAGTCTCAACACCGATGGGATTGGCGTTTCCGGTAGCACACACGTACAAATACAAAACTCTCTCATCGCAACAG GTGACGACTGTATTGCAATAGGAGGAGGATCGTCCAACATAAGTATTAGCGGCATAACATGCGGACCTGGCCATGGTATTAG TATTGGATccttgggagaaggaggatTTGAAGTCGTGGAAGATGTGAACGTACGAAATTGCACGATGAAAGACACCTTAGCAGGAGTAAGGATTAAGACCTGGCAG GGAGGCGAAGGGTATGCAAGGAGGATTGCTTTTGAAGGAATTGTATTTGTTGCAGTCAACAATCCCATCATCATAGACCAGTTTTACTGTCCCAGTCGAGTCAATTGCAAAAAAGAT ACAGCTGCAGTAGCATTGAGTGACATAACATTCAGAGGAATACTAGGGACTTCCCTGATGGACGAGGTGATAAATCTGAGCTGCAGCGAGACTGTTGGCTGCAAAAACATACTTGTTGATCGAGTATATATATCATCTGTTAATGGTAACCCTGTTCATGCCAAGTGCATCAATGCTCATGGAAGATACACTCATACTAGCCCTGCTGTGAAATGTCTGCTGCCGCCATAG
- the LOC101250492 gene encoding glyoxylase I 4, whose translation MKGNSGNPLALTSLNHISLVCRSVEKSIEFYKNVLGFVPVRRPGSFNFNGAWLFSYGIGIHLLQSEDPEKMPKKTEINPKDNHISFQCESIDAVEKKLTEMGIKYARQLVEEGGIYVDQLFFHDPDGFMVEICNCDNLPVIPLAGEIARSCSRANIQLLQPQQTQKQSAVVQVPVIKP comes from the exons ATGAAGGGGAATAGTGGAAATCCACTTGCTTTGACATCCCTGAATCATATCTCCCTTGTTTGCAGATCAGttgaaaaatcaattgaattttACAAGAATGTTCTTGGTTTTGTGCCTGTAAGGAGGCCTGGATCATTCAATTTTAATGGCGCTTG GCTGTTTAGCTATGGAATTGGGATTCATCTACTTCAATCGGAAGATCCTGAGAAAATGCCAAAGAAAACTGAAATCAATCCCAAAGATAACCACATCTCTTTCCAG TGTGAGAGCATAGATGCGGTGGAGAAGAAGCTAACAGAAATGGGGATAAAGTACGCGAGGCAGCTGGTTGAAGAAGGAGGAATCTATGTAGATCAATTGTTTTTCCATGATCCAGATGGATTCATGGTTGAGATTTGTAACTGCGACAACTTGCCAGTGATTCCCTTAGCTGGCGAAATAGCTCGATCATGCTCAAGGGCTAACATTCAATTGCTTCAACCTCAGCAAACACAGAAACAATCTGCTGTAGTACAAGTCCCAGTGATCAAGCCTTAG
- the LOC101268377 gene encoding DCC family protein At1g52590, chloroplastic isoform X1, whose amino-acid sequence MNMAITSSASYAGLTVTPPFHARFRRQFTPLATLSTPPNTSSSSRQVAVDWVEETASFFELDNRPIMLFDGVCNLCNGGVKFVRDNDNKRRIRYEALQSEAGKNLLRRSGRAPDDISSVVLVEKDRSYVKSEAVLKIMEYINLPFPQLAFFLQFVPLRFIRDFAYDNVANNRYALFGRSESCEI is encoded by the exons ATGAACATGGCGATCACTTCATCCGCTAGCTATGCGGGATTGACTGTAACGCCTCCGTTTCATGCTAGGTTTCGCCGGCAATTCACTCCGTTGGCAACTCTATCAACGCCACCAAACACCAGCAGTAGCAGCCGTCAAGTGGCAGTGGATTGGGTGGAGGAAACTGCTAGTTTCTTTGAGCTTGATAATCGCCCTATAATGTTATTTGACG GTGTGTGCAACCTGTGTAATGGAGGTGTGAAGTTTGTccgtgataatgataataaaag GAGAATTAGGTATGAAGCTTTACAAAGTGAAGCAGGGAAGAACCTGTTGAGGAGATCTGGCAGAGCTCCTGATGATATTTCAAGTGTTGTGCTTGTTGAAAAAGATAG GTCTTATGTGAAATCCGAAGCTGTTCTGAAGATTATGGAGTACATTAACTTGCCTTTCCCTCAGCTAGCATTCTTCTTACAGTTTGTGCCTCT CAGATTCATTCGAGACTTTGCATATGATAATGTTGCCAATAATCGTTATGCACTCTTTGGCCGCTCCGAATCATGTGAGATATAA
- the LOC138347370 gene encoding uncharacterized protein, translating into MSSSLNSLYYRTTKVEEIKEKTERPMEYFTREIQRPNSTKMRKPAPAPKKLENKPSEDINESAENFIKKFKKQLLLQRVESMGN; encoded by the coding sequence ATGAGTAGTTCCTTGAATTCCCTTTACTACCGCACAACCAAAGTCGaagaaattaaggaaaaaacagAAAGGCCGATGGAGTATTTCACCAGAGAAATACAGAGGCCTAATTCTACCAAAATGAGAAAGCCGGCCCCGGCGCCGAAGAAGCTGGAAAACAAGCCATCGGAAGATATCAACGAAAGTGCGGAGAATTTCATAAAGAAGTTTAAGAAACAGCTGCTTCTTCAGAGAGTTGAGTCCATGGGGAATTAA